A single genomic interval of Longimicrobium sp. harbors:
- a CDS encoding DUF885 domain-containing protein yields MSNDPTPYGLLTRREMLAALASVAALPLVSACGGARTPPAAAAIPATDADRNAIVLLDRIGNDLLNLFPESATSLGLDVGARAELRARLADRSPAGQRRVAQQLRADLGQLAAVDASRLSHAVRTSVEVVRSAYTTALEGFALPYGDITVGGWRNTPYVVIQNVGAYLDVPRFLDSDHTVENAADAEAYLARLQSYARQLDGELERVREARAVGLVPPAFLLDKALPQMRLSAQGARAGGMLVESLERRTRNIPGDWAGRARRIAAQEIAPALDRQIRELEAQRAVATNDPGIGTRPHGAEFYRWALKASTTTTMSPDEVHELGRGELARLHARMDTILKEAGYTQGTVGARMNALANDPRYKFAEGDAGRAEIRRFIDERLAWIRAQMPRAFNTVVNPNMEVKRLPPEEEPGAPAAYGGAGSVDGKIPGRFWINLRTTDLHSRYSLADLAFHEAIPGHIWQGEYTHDMPLVRQMLAFNAYSEGWALYAEQLADELGAYDRDPVGRLGYLQSIAFRACRLVVDTGLHAKGWTREQGVRFFVDVNGSNPLEVASEVDRYCSWPGQACGYKVGHSEINRQRERAQAALGARYDLKAFNDTVVLGGNVPLDVLARNVDEYLRR; encoded by the coding sequence ATGTCGAACGATCCGACCCCCTACGGACTCCTCACGCGCAGGGAGATGCTGGCCGCACTGGCATCCGTCGCCGCGCTGCCGCTCGTCTCCGCGTGCGGCGGCGCCCGCACGCCGCCGGCTGCCGCGGCAATCCCCGCGACCGACGCCGACCGGAACGCGATCGTGCTCCTCGACCGCATCGGCAACGACCTCCTGAACCTCTTCCCGGAGTCGGCGACCTCGCTCGGTCTGGATGTCGGCGCGCGGGCCGAGCTCCGGGCCCGGCTGGCCGATCGCTCCCCGGCGGGGCAGCGGCGCGTGGCGCAGCAGCTGCGCGCGGACCTGGGCCAGCTCGCGGCCGTCGATGCCAGCCGCCTCTCGCACGCCGTGCGGACCAGCGTGGAAGTCGTCCGCAGCGCCTACACGACGGCGCTCGAGGGATTCGCGCTCCCCTACGGCGACATCACCGTCGGCGGCTGGCGCAACACGCCGTACGTGGTCATCCAGAACGTCGGCGCGTACCTGGACGTCCCCCGCTTCCTGGACAGCGACCACACCGTCGAGAACGCCGCCGACGCCGAGGCGTACCTCGCGCGGCTTCAGTCGTACGCGCGGCAGCTGGACGGCGAGCTGGAGCGCGTGCGGGAGGCGCGCGCGGTCGGCCTAGTGCCGCCCGCCTTCCTGCTGGACAAGGCGCTGCCGCAGATGCGCCTCTCCGCGCAGGGCGCGCGCGCTGGCGGGATGCTCGTGGAGTCGCTGGAGCGGCGGACGCGCAACATCCCCGGCGACTGGGCCGGGCGCGCGCGACGCATCGCCGCGCAGGAGATCGCGCCGGCGCTGGACCGCCAGATCCGGGAGCTGGAGGCACAGCGCGCCGTCGCCACGAACGATCCGGGCATCGGGACGCGGCCGCACGGCGCGGAGTTCTACCGCTGGGCCCTCAAGGCGTCGACCACCACCACGATGTCGCCGGACGAGGTACACGAGCTGGGCCGCGGCGAGCTGGCGCGGCTGCATGCGCGAATGGACACGATCCTGAAGGAAGCCGGCTACACGCAGGGCACCGTGGGCGCGCGGATGAACGCACTGGCGAACGATCCGCGCTACAAGTTCGCCGAGGGGGACGCGGGACGCGCCGAGATCAGGCGCTTCATCGACGAGCGGCTGGCGTGGATCCGCGCGCAGATGCCGCGGGCGTTCAACACCGTCGTCAACCCGAACATGGAGGTGAAGCGCCTGCCGCCAGAGGAGGAGCCGGGCGCGCCGGCCGCGTACGGCGGCGCCGGGTCGGTGGACGGCAAGATCCCCGGCCGCTTCTGGATCAACCTCCGCACCACGGACCTGCACAGCAGGTACAGCCTGGCGGACCTTGCCTTCCACGAGGCGATCCCCGGCCACATCTGGCAGGGCGAGTACACGCACGACATGCCGCTGGTGCGCCAGATGCTGGCGTTCAACGCGTACTCCGAGGGCTGGGCGCTCTACGCCGAGCAGCTCGCCGACGAGCTGGGCGCGTACGACCGCGATCCCGTCGGCCGGCTGGGGTACCTGCAGTCGATCGCGTTCCGGGCGTGCCGCCTGGTGGTGGATACCGGACTGCACGCCAAGGGGTGGACGCGCGAGCAGGGCGTGCGGTTCTTCGTGGACGTGAACGGCTCCAACCCGCTGGAGGTGGCCAGCGAGGTGGATCGCTACTGCTCGTGGCCGGGACAGGCGTGCGGCTACAAGGTGGGCCACAGCGAGATCAACCGGCAGCGCGAGCGTGCGCAGGCCGCGCTCGGGGCGAGGTACGACCTCAAGGCGTTCAACGATACCGTGGTCCTGGGCGGCAACGTGCCGCTCGACGTGCTCGCGAGGAACGTGGACGAGTATCTGCGGCGGTAG
- a CDS encoding metalloregulator ArsR/SmtB family transcription factor, whose product MVSHHSLSDAETDRVFHALADATRRDIVARVLAGEQASISALAGRYEMSFAAVQKHVAVLEGAGLVTKQAQGRERIVRGNPERIARARELLAQLEELWKARFSQIDALFSDTPSQE is encoded by the coding sequence ATGGTTTCACATCATTCGCTCAGTGACGCGGAGACCGACCGCGTCTTTCACGCCCTCGCCGATGCGACGCGCCGGGACATCGTCGCGCGGGTGCTGGCGGGGGAGCAGGCGTCGATCTCCGCGCTCGCGGGCCGCTACGAGATGTCGTTCGCGGCGGTGCAGAAGCACGTCGCCGTCCTGGAAGGAGCGGGGCTGGTGACGAAGCAGGCGCAGGGCCGCGAGCGCATCGTCCGCGGCAACCCGGAGCGGATCGCGCGTGCGCGCGAGCTGCTCGCCCAGCTCGAGGAGTTGTGGAAGGCCCGCTTCAGCCAGATCGACGCCCTGTTCTCCGACACCCCTTCCCAGGAGTAA
- a CDS encoding SRPBCC domain-containing protein: protein MPVTSVSSDANALTLTVIGDYPVPVERLWAAYADPRQLERFWGPETWPATFTRHDMEVGGRSEYYMTGPDGSTPRGWWRFVAVEPVRRIELEDGFAHDDGTPNDAMPSMRMVFTFEPTATGSRFTSVTTFPSAEAMQQLVEMGMEEGLRSALGQLDGVLAEPAPTERAV, encoded by the coding sequence ATGCCCGTCACCTCCGTCTCCTCCGACGCGAACGCCCTCACCCTCACCGTCATCGGCGACTATCCCGTGCCGGTAGAGCGCCTCTGGGCGGCCTACGCGGACCCGCGGCAGCTGGAACGGTTCTGGGGGCCGGAGACGTGGCCCGCCACCTTTACCCGGCACGACATGGAGGTCGGCGGCCGCTCCGAGTACTACATGACGGGGCCGGATGGGAGCACTCCGCGCGGCTGGTGGCGCTTCGTCGCGGTGGAGCCGGTGCGCCGCATCGAGCTCGAAGACGGCTTCGCGCACGACGACGGCACCCCGAACGACGCGATGCCGAGCATGCGCATGGTCTTCACCTTTGAGCCGACCGCCACCGGCTCCCGCTTCACCAGCGTCACCACCTTCCCCAGCGCAGAGGCGATGCAGCAGTTGGTGGAGATGGGGATGGAGGAGGGTCTGCGCTCGGCGCTCGGACAGCTGGACGGCGTGCTGGCCGAACCCGCCCCGACGGAGCGCGCCGTCTGA